From bacterium, a single genomic window includes:
- a CDS encoding molybdopterin-dependent oxidoreductase, translating into MELSDYPPPEKWDDWVEFEARAWPRRVQRRYTLVPTICFNCEAACGLLAYIDKETMEIRKFEGNPVHPGSRGKNCAKGPATINQIKDPERILYPMKRAGKRGEGKWTRVDWHEVLEDIGSRIGKAIREGRGNEIMYHVGRPGHERYMDRVLKAWGVDGHNSHTNICSSSARLGYQLWQGADRPSPDHANARFILLLSAHLESGHYFNPHAQRIIEGKLKGAKLAVIDPRLSNTASMADYWLPAWPGSESALLLAMANFILEQKLYDREFVRDWTNWEQFMREECSESECTFENFEIELKKIYAQYTPEFGEKETGIPAATIAEIAQGIGRAGSAFAAHIWRGTASGNRGGWNVARCLEFLHVLTGSVGSRGGMLPNTWTKYNPTFWLEPPGQKFWNTLLFPDEYPLTHYEMSFLLPHFLKEGRGKLDVYFTRVYNPVWTNPDGFTWMEVLKDESKIGLHVALTPTWSETALFADYILPMGHAGERHDIQSQETHAGRWVSFRQPVLRVAMEKMGKKVNFTYEANPGKVWEEDEFWIELSWHLDPTGELGIRKYFESPYEPGRKLRIDEYYRWIFENSVPGLPQAAAKENLSPLEYMRKYGAFEIPENVYEKHKKPLADANYDIDNTTGLVKKDGKAVGININGKLLEGFPTPSRKLEFYSPTMKEWKWPEYAIPTYVKSHIAREDLDSTKNEFFLIPTFRLPTMIHTRSGNAKWLNEISHKNPVWIHHSDAERLGLRDADLIKVHTEIGYFVNRIWRTEGIRPGVIACSHHMGRWRLDADQGSRWATALVKIDETGDGSYRMRHIEGIKPFRSEDPDSSRIWWTDGGVHQNITFPVHPDPISGMHCWHQKVRLEKVSPEDRYGDIYVDTKKSFAIYKEWLAQTRSGPAANGLRRPLWLTRPVRPADEMFYKKD; encoded by the coding sequence AATGGAGATACGCAAGTTTGAGGGAAATCCCGTTCATCCGGGCAGCCGCGGGAAGAATTGCGCCAAGGGTCCGGCAACCATCAATCAGATCAAGGATCCGGAGCGCATTCTCTACCCGATGAAACGCGCCGGGAAACGCGGCGAAGGCAAATGGACCCGTGTCGACTGGCACGAAGTGTTAGAAGACATAGGCAGCCGCATTGGAAAAGCGATTCGCGAAGGACGCGGCAACGAAATCATGTACCACGTGGGGCGCCCTGGACACGAACGCTACATGGATCGCGTTCTAAAAGCGTGGGGCGTGGATGGGCATAACAGCCATACGAACATCTGCTCTTCCAGCGCGCGTCTTGGATATCAGCTCTGGCAAGGAGCGGACCGTCCCTCTCCGGATCATGCCAATGCGCGCTTCATTCTTCTCTTGAGCGCGCATCTCGAATCCGGACACTATTTCAATCCGCATGCGCAGCGCATCATTGAAGGGAAACTGAAAGGCGCAAAGCTCGCAGTGATCGATCCTCGACTCTCCAACACAGCATCGATGGCGGATTACTGGTTGCCTGCATGGCCGGGAAGCGAATCCGCTTTGCTGCTCGCCATGGCCAACTTCATTCTGGAGCAAAAGCTGTATGACCGCGAATTCGTGCGGGACTGGACCAACTGGGAGCAGTTTATGCGCGAAGAATGCTCCGAAAGCGAATGCACTTTTGAAAATTTTGAAATCGAATTGAAGAAGATTTACGCCCAGTACACTCCCGAATTCGGGGAAAAAGAAACCGGGATCCCCGCGGCTACGATTGCAGAAATCGCCCAGGGAATCGGCAGAGCAGGGAGCGCGTTTGCAGCGCACATCTGGCGTGGCACTGCATCAGGAAATCGCGGCGGATGGAACGTTGCGCGTTGTCTTGAATTCCTGCATGTGCTCACGGGAAGTGTTGGGTCCCGTGGTGGTATGTTGCCGAATACATGGACAAAGTACAACCCCACTTTCTGGCTGGAACCTCCAGGACAGAAGTTCTGGAACACGCTTCTCTTTCCTGATGAATATCCCTTGACTCACTATGAAATGAGTTTTCTGCTGCCACACTTTTTGAAAGAAGGTCGCGGCAAATTGGATGTTTATTTCACGCGGGTTTATAACCCTGTCTGGACAAACCCCGATGGTTTCACCTGGATGGAAGTGCTGAAAGATGAATCCAAAATCGGATTGCATGTTGCGCTGACACCCACCTGGAGCGAAACAGCGCTGTTTGCCGATTACATTCTTCCCATGGGCCACGCTGGTGAACGCCACGACATTCAAAGCCAGGAAACGCACGCAGGCCGATGGGTTTCCTTCCGGCAACCGGTGTTGCGCGTTGCGATGGAAAAAATGGGAAAGAAGGTCAACTTCACCTATGAAGCAAACCCGGGAAAAGTGTGGGAGGAAGATGAATTCTGGATTGAACTCTCCTGGCACCTCGATCCCACGGGCGAACTGGGGATCCGGAAGTATTTTGAGTCTCCTTACGAGCCGGGACGCAAACTGCGCATCGATGAATATTACCGGTGGATTTTCGAGAATTCGGTGCCCGGGCTTCCGCAAGCCGCCGCAAAGGAGAATCTTTCTCCTCTTGAGTACATGCGAAAATACGGAGCCTTTGAAATCCCCGAAAACGTCTATGAAAAACACAAAAAGCCGCTAGCAGATGCGAACTATGACATCGACAACACGACCGGCCTTGTAAAAAAGGACGGTAAAGCTGTGGGAATCAACATCAACGGCAAACTGTTGGAAGGGTTTCCAACTCCCTCGCGAAAACTGGAGTTCTATTCGCCAACAATGAAAGAATGGAAGTGGCCGGAATATGCAATTCCCACTTACGTGAAAAGCCACATTGCGCGTGAAGATCTGGATTCCACAAAGAACGAATTCTTTTTGATTCCAACATTCCGCTTGCCTACTATGATTCACACGCGCTCAGGCAATGCAAAATGGCTCAACGAAATCTCGCATAAGAACCCGGTCTGGATACATCATTCCGATGCGGAGCGGCTTGGTTTGCGCGATGCGGATCTGATCAAAGTGCACACCGAGATCGGCTACTTCGTGAATCGCATCTGGCGAACCGAAGGAATCAGGCCGGGTGTGATCGCGTGCTCTCATCACATGGGACGCTGGAGACTCGATGCCGATCAGGGCAGCCGCTGGGCGACCGCGCTGGTAAAAATCGATGAAACCGGAGATGGCAGCTACCGGATGAGACACATCGAAGGGATTAAACCTTTTCGCAGTGAAGATCCGGATTCATCGCGCATCTGGTGGACCGATGGGGGCGTGCATCAAAACATCACTTTCCCGGTGCACCCCGATCCGATCAGCGGCATGCATTGCTGGCATCAAAAAGTGCGGCTTGAGAAAGTATCCCCGGAAGACCGTTACGGAGACATCTACGTGGATACCAAAAAATCTTTCGCCATCTATAAAGAATGGCTCGCGCAAACAAGATCCGGACCGGCCGCAAACGGATTGCGTAGACCTTTGTGGTTAACCCGCCCCGTTCGCCCTGCTGATGAAATGTTCTATAAGAAGGATTGA